The Limosilactobacillus panis DNA segment ACAAACCGATGCCATGGGGGCGGTCAAAACAATGCAAGCAGCACAGCGGGCCGGTATTAAGCGCTACATTATGCTAAGCTCCATGTACGCCCTTAGACCCGAAAAGTGGGCCGACTACCCGGCGCTGGCTTCGATTACCGACTACAACATTGCCAAGTTCTTCGCCGATAACTACCTGATCAGCAACACTGACCTGGACTACACAATTATCCAGCCGGCTTCATTGACCGAAGAAGCGGCCACTGGTAAGGTCCGCTTCGGGGAAGGCAACGACACCACGAACCCGATTCCGGATGTTGCTCACGTCTTGGCCAGCGTGCTGACGGCTGATAACACCGTCGGTAAGGTCATCATGATGCGCAGTGGTGATACGCCAATTGCGGACGCGGTAGCAGCAGTGAAATAGTGGATTAGTATGCTAGTCCTTTCTGACACGTAGTTAGGCTTTAAAACGATAAAGGACCGCCATACTCAGAAAACTCGAGCAATGGCGGTCCTTTGCTGTTTCATGTGAAACACATCAATTGATTTGCTCACTCAGTGACATCATCTCTAGCAGGCTCTGAGCCGTGCTAGCGCCCTCATTGCCCATTTTCAGGCCTGCCCGTTGCATTGCCTGCTCAATGTTATCGGTCGTCAGAATGCCAAAGGTTACTGGGACCTTCCCCTGGAGGTTCAGTTCCATGATTCCCCGAGCCATGTTCTGACAAATCAAGTCGTAGTGGTCGGTCTCTCCTTTAATTACCGCTCCAAGGGTCATGATACCGTCAAATTCACCCTTATCCAGGAGTTTCTTAACCGCAAAGGGAATCTCAAAGGCGCCCGGAACGTGAAAAACGGCCACCTGGTCATCTTTTAGGCCAAACTTGGCGAGCGTGGCTACGGCCCCCGTAACCAGCTTACTCGTGACGGCACCGTTGAAGTCGGCAACCACGATTCCTACGTGTGCATTATTGTAGTTAAACTTTCCCGTAAATTCTTCCATGATCATGCCTCCAAATCTAATAGGTGGTGGAACTTGTCCTTCTTCGTTGCGAGGTAGCGCCGGTCATACTTGTTTGCCTGAATTTCTAAGGGCAGGCGGTCATGGATCGTAATCCCTGCTTCCTCTAGCTGGTCAATCTTATCTGGATTATTGGTCAATAGGTCAATTTTGGTGACCCCTAGCTGCTGAAGGATCTGCGCGGCTAGTTTATATTTGCGCTCATCCGGCTTGAAGCCAAGCTCTTCATTTGCCTCAAC contains these protein-coding regions:
- a CDS encoding NAD(P)H-binding protein, which encodes MSKVFIAGGSGRVATDLIKDLVAAGNDVVAGARHLKKIIKLAGVTPVSLDLHGDVAKIATLMAGSNAVYFVAGSRGKDLLQTDAMGAVKTMQAAQRAGIKRYIMLSSMYALRPEKWADYPALASITDYNIAKFFADNYLISNTDLDYTIIQPASLTEEAATGKVRFGEGNDTTNPIPDVAHVLASVLTADNTVGKVIMMRSGDTPIADAVAAVK
- the ribH gene encoding 6,7-dimethyl-8-ribityllumazine synthase, with amino-acid sequence MEEFTGKFNYNNAHVGIVVADFNGAVTSKLVTGAVATLAKFGLKDDQVAVFHVPGAFEIPFAVKKLLDKGEFDGIMTLGAVIKGETDHYDLICQNMARGIMELNLQGKVPVTFGILTTDNIEQAMQRAGLKMGNEGASTAQSLLEMMSLSEQIN